TTTAAAGATAACAAATGAAGCAAACCCGGTCATCGCAGCGGCATCTCGCCGCATAGACCAAGCGACTGCCAGGGTTCTTAAGGCTTTATCTTCCAAGTATCCCCAAATAGATGTCTCCATGGTCTATCAGGAAACCGAAAAGGAGCCCCTTTATCCTGTGTACGACGCTCTTACGGGATCGAAGATGCCGTATTATGCTCAGGCGGGCTTCAGGAGGACCTGGAAAGCCGCTCTTTCCATGAACTACCTGCTTTATAGCGGTGGAGCCGTGGAAAACAACATAGAGGCTCAGAAGTTGGCTCGAAAGGTAGCTGAGGCGGAGTTTGAGAGAACCAAGCAACAGGTCATAAACGAGGCGAAGAGGGCTTATTACAGCTTGCTGAGCGCCAATGACCGTTGCCTGGTGGCACAAGAAGCTCTGGATCTTACGAAGGAGCACTTGAGGCAGGTGCAAGCCTTTTACAAACATGGCGTGGTCCCCAAGAACGAGGTTCTTCGCGTTCAGGTTGCCGTTTCTCAGGCCGAGCTTGACCTTATACAAGCAAAGAGCGCCTTGGATGTGGCTTGGTTGGTCCTTGAAAGGGTAACGGGGACACCCATGAGGGACAAGTACAGCCTTCCCTCAGTGAAGACTGGTTTAGCTGTCTTGAGCGGTTACGATATTCCTGGTGCTCCTCAGGATCTAGCCATGAAGCTGCGGCCAGAGATAAGGGCCCTGGAGAACGCAAGGGCTAGTGCCTTACACATAGCAGCTGCGGCGGCTGGCAAGAAAAGGCCACAAGTGATGCTAACAGGGGAAGCCTACAAGGTGGGCGACGAGTTTTTCCCCGACGATATGGACGACTGGAGAGTTTCCTTGGCAGCAGTCTGGACCCTATACGATGGAGAAAAAACCTCTGCGGAGGTCAAGGAAGCCCTGGCTTCAGCGGAGGAGGTGCTGTACAACCTGGAGGACCTGAAAAGGGCCATAATCCTAGAGGTCAATGCAGCCATGAAGAAGTTGGAAGCTGCCCAAAAGAGGATAGAGGTTGCAAAAAGCCAGGTGGAAAAAGCAGAGGAAGATTACCGAATGGCGCTGAAGCGATATGCTGCGCAGGTTGGTACTAACATAGATGTCTTAGATGCGAG
The DNA window shown above is from Thermovirga lienii DSM 17291 and carries:
- a CDS encoding outer membrane efflux protein (PFAM: Outer membrane efflux protein~COGs: COG1538 Outer membrane protein~InterPro IPR003423~KEGG: aco:Amico_0302 outer membrane efflux protein~PFAM: outer membrane efflux protein~SPTR: Outer membrane efflux protein) — encoded protein: MNVRSKFFVGLLSLFLFLSAVFVCDARKVEASKLPELTISEVLKITNEANPVIAAASRRIDQATARVLKALSSKYPQIDVSMVYQETEKEPLYPVYDALTGSKMPYYAQAGFRRTWKAALSMNYLLYSGGAVENNIEAQKLARKVAEAEFERTKQQVINEAKRAYYSLLSANDRCLVAQEALDLTKEHLRQVQAFYKHGVVPKNEVLRVQVAVSQAELDLIQAKSALDVAWLVLERVTGTPMRDKYSLPSVKTGLAVLSGYDIPGAPQDLAMKLRPEIRALENARASALHIAAAAAGKKRPQVMLTGEAYKVGDEFFPDDMDDWRVSLAAVWTLYDGEKTSAEVKEALASAEEVLYNLEDLKRAIILEVNAAMKKLEAAQKRIEVAKSQVEKAEEDYRMALKRYAAQVGTNIDVLDARVALVNAKNNYSDAVYETQIAKADLDFAIGISGLQSNGN